In Uranotaenia lowii strain MFRU-FL chromosome 2, ASM2978415v1, whole genome shotgun sequence, one genomic interval encodes:
- the LOC129748217 gene encoding uncharacterized protein LOC129748217 produces MAENYKYSCCEEDSDFDASVRCNRCGEWYHFSCVNVQDSVSETIWYCVKCIRAEPSILESFASAGKTRTRRGPPRACKEKNNRMGRSKVPPKELQVGQVQVAQVQVAQVQVAPDGQVRQEKQSNANNGTTNKETGAIRKPLSPFPNSNVPVNVSRCDDKKSVCSTRSGESRSSKASVREKAKRELQRLQEESMQRMREEDIERKLLEHELKKVRLEKEFMERRHAQERLAEEETDPESGCEDGEQYNFQKKVEDWQKGSEAGPNEVNQRKQSTLKGESQQKAQPEPEIASGGNATPEISSVASHSVRETIENTSKPRAGPTQLQIAARQVFSKTLPKFSGRPEEWPMFISEYEQANISCGFSDSENLMRLREALTGKAFEAVRNLLLVPENVQSIIQKLRRRFGNPEILSTMLANRIQLLAGPSSEDLESVIEFGSAVEEFTQHLKVTNLTDHLRNPILMKRLIQKLPASYAMQWVEYKRKRIVVDLEVFGDFMEELVDKALEATYERCGDEDTARGKRREKNLVKGFVNVTDTDEHQCCTCSQQEPVIVPQSGTAGSRSFAPSRSCSVCGSTGHLGRNCDEFRAMNLQDRWNTVQRLGLCSLCLYNHNGKYCLAKRRCGINQCEQRHHPLLHWDTRTTAPQLIASCNGHRQSVIFRMIPVKLYSNDKQLEALALIDEGSSVSLILDELAKELGAIGEIEPLRMSWTNGMSTVENLSAKINLQISAFDDVRRFNLMDVRTVRKLDLPTQSLDSSSIRERFAHLRDIAIPSYESTKAKLLIGINNIHLIAPLQSRVGELGEPVAIQCQLGWSLYGPRPDIVANVHFLGHHRSCSECNRIDREMNENLKEYFSIEAVGISPVPLETNEERRAREILDRTTKRVGDRYESGLLWKTDDISFPESYQMSLKRANSLERRMNKHPGVREVIVKQLQEYLEKGYAHKITDEELRNTPPEKTWYLPLNFVINPKKEGKIRLVWDAAAKVKGVCLNDFLLKGPDMVSCLPLVISGFRERQVAFGGDIREMFHQVRVRPEDRQAQRFLFRIDANKDPQIFVMDVVIFGASCSPCTSQFVKNINAREHAVRYPKAAKAIIEKHFVDDYFDSVDTESEAIQLAKEVEKVHAAGGFEIRNWMSNSPAVLKALCSVSEEPNRSVEVNKTGEVERVLGVSWNAVKDVFVFSTDMRADLHPYIMEGAWPTKRIALRCIMSMFDPQQFLAPLLIHGRIIMQDVWRSGIGWDQRLQEEQYNQWLRWTKLFPLIENIQVPRCYLGNLDSTAYTSVQLHVFADAGEDAYGSVAYFRFVANGMIHCAFVEAKAKVAPLQHMSIPRKELQAAALGARLAKSIRQNHSFSVAETVMWTDSKAVYSWVRSEHKKYKEFVAHRVGQILSVTNPEDWRWVSTKNNAADDLTKWGKGTEMSSESRWYKGPEFLYQPEDKWPEQDQIPVVIEEEVRAHILYHTTAFPESLGRVKHISRWTVLVRVVATMYRFAANCRLRSKKEAIEALPPIAIVAQKAPRIPGVVIPLRQEEYLKAENCLWREAQRDEYADEVAILLRNLSLPKEQQQHLERSSKLYNKSPFLDDSEVLRVGGRTELAEFASYDTKYPIILPKTHLITEKLVEYYHQQANHSSRETVVNELRQRFYIGRVRAVVEKVIRECQWCKVHKAKPVLPKMAPLPKQRMALGVDPFSYVGIDYFGPLEVSIGRRREKRWVALFTCMTTRAVHLEVAHSLSTESCKMAIRRFIKRRRSPIEIFSDNGTNFVGASRELAAEIRRINGDCADTFTSSKTKWTFNPPAAPHMGGVWERMVRSVKEALNTLVDGGKLTDEILNTALVEAEDLINSRPLTYVSNNVRDDPEALTPNHFLKGSAAECLPPRSASQQADALRSKYCRAQQLADKFWLRWQKEYFPSLNKRTKWFDDTRQISVGDLVFVQEENRHERGIVEEVNIGIDGRIRSVIVKVNGKRKLRPVSKLAVLEVENSNPSSNQ; encoded by the coding sequence ATGGCGGAGAACTACAAATACAGCTGCTGTGAGGAGGATTCTGATTTTGATGCAAGCGTGCGGTGCAATCGATGTGGAGAATGGTATCATTTTTCTTGTGTGAATGTGCAAGATAGTGTGTCAGAAACTATTTGGTATTGCGTTAAATGTATACGGGCTGAGCCTTCGATTTTAGAATCGTTTGCATCCGCGGGGAAAACAAGAACTCGACGAGGTCCGCCGCGTGCATGCAAAGAGAAAAACAACAGAATGGGTAGATCAAAAGTTCCTCCAAAGGAGTTGCAAGTAGGTCAGGTGCAAGTAGCTCAGGTGCAAGTAGCTCAGGTGCAAGTAGCTCCAGATGGTCAGGTTAGGCAAGAAAAACAGTCAAATGCTAATAATGGAACCACAAATAAAGAAACGGGTGCGATTAGGAAGCCACTGTCACCTTTCCCTAACTCTAATGTTCCCGTAAATGTTTCGCGCTGTGATGATAAAAAAAGTGTTTGCAGTACAAGAAGTGGAGAAAGCAGATCGTCGAAAGCTTCGGTACGTGAAAAGGCAAAACGTGAACTACAGCGGTTACAGGAAGAAAGTATGCAACGGATGCGAGAAGAAGACATCGAGCGAAAGTTGTTGGAGCATGAACTAAAAAAGGTCAGGCTGGAAAAGGAGTTCATGGAACGTAGGCACGCACAAGAAAGATTGGCGGAAGAGGAAACGGATCCTGAAAGCGGATGTGAAGATGGTGAGCAGTACAACTTTCAAAAAAAGGTTGAAGACTGGCAGAAAGGTTCTGAAGCTGGACCAAATGAAGTTAATCAACGAAAACAGTCAACGCTTAAAGGAGAAAGTCAGCAAAAAGCCCAACCTGAGCCCGAAATCGCTTCTGGTGGAAATGCTACGCCTGAAATAAGCAGTGTAGCTTCGCATTCCGTAAGAGAAACGATCGAAAATACTTCAAAACCCAGAGCCGGTCCAACTCAACTGCAGATAGCGGCAAGACAagtattttctaaaactttgcCAAAGTTTTCTGGACGACCCGAAGAATGGCCCATGTTTATCAGTGAATACGAACAAGCGAATATATCCTGTggtttcagcgattctgagaaTTTGATGCGTTTACGTGAGGCGTTGACTGGAAAGGCGTTTGAAGCGGTACGAAATCTTCTGCTTGTTCCAGAAAACGTTCAAAGTATCATTCAAAAACTACGCAGACGATTTGGAAATCCCGAGATTCTTTCTACGATGTTGGCAAATCGTATACAGTTGCTTGCGGGACCCAGCTCGGAGGATTTGGAGTCGGTGATTGAGTTTGGAAGTGCTGTAGAAGAGTTCACTCAGCATCTGAAGGTGACTAACTTAACAGACCATCTTAGAAACCCCATTTTAATGAAACGGCTGATACAGAAACTACCAGCAAGTTACGCCATGCAGTGGGTAGAATACAAACGCAAACGGATAGTGGTTGATTTGGAAGTGTTTGGCGACTTTATGGAGGAACTTGTCGATAAGGCCTTGGAAGCAACCTATGAGCGTTGTGGAGACGAAGACACAGCAAGAGGAAAACGTCGCGAGAAAAATTTAGTGAAGGGTTTCGTTAATGTAACAGATACTGATGAGCATCAATGTTGTACCTGTAGCCAACAAGAGCCCGTAATTGTACCTCAGTCTGGAACTGCGGGGAGTCGAAGCTTTGCTCCGTCTAGGAGTTGTTCAGTTTGTGGATCTACCGGGCATTTGGGCCGCAATTGCGACGAGTTCAGAGCCATGAACTTGCAGGATCGGTGGAACACGGTGCAGCGTTTGGGATTGTGTTCGCTGTGTCTGTACAATCATAATGGAAAATATTGCCTGGCTAAACGGAGATGCGGTATAAATCAGTGTGAACAGAGACATCACCCACTTCTCCATTGGGACACGAGAACCACCGCACCTCAGCTGATTGCAAGTTGTAACGGTCATCGACAGTCAGTCATATTTCGGATGATTCCTGTTAAACTTTACAGCAACGACAAACAATTAGAAGCACTAGCCCTTATCGATGAAGGATCATCAGTATCACTAATCCTGGATGAACTAGCAAAAGAGCTAGGTGCTATAGGAGAGATCGAGCCGCTAAGAATGAGTTGGACAAACGGTATGAGCACAGTGGAAAACCTGTCCGCTAAAATCAACCTACAGATCTCAGCTTTCGATGATGTAAGACGGTTTAATCTGATGGATGTTAGAACGGTGCGAAAATTAGATTTACCAACGCAAAGTTTGGACAGCAGTTCGATACGGGAAAGGTTTGCACACCTGCGAGACATCGCCATTCCAAGTTATGAGTCAACGAAGGCGAAGTTGTTAATCGGAATCAACAATATACACCTTATCGCACCCCTTCAATCCCGAGTAGGAGAGTTGGGCGAACCGGTAGCAATACAGTGTCAACTTGGGTGGAGTTTGTATGGACCAAGACCAGATATAGTCGCGAATGTTCATTTCTTGGGACATCATCGTTCTTGCTCTGAGTGTAATAGAATTGACCGAgagatgaatgaaaatttgaaagagtaTTTTAGTATTGAAGCAGTCGGAATATCACCAGTGCCACTGGAAACGAACGAAGAGCGTCGAGCACGTGAAATTTTGGACCGTACAACGAAGCGGGTAGGTGATCGATACGAATCTGGACTTCTGTGGAAGACAGATGATATTTCGTTCCCGGAGAGCTATCAGATGTCACTGAAACGCGCCAACAGCTTAGAGCGTCGAATGAACAAGCATCCTGGAGTTCGTGAAGTTATAGTGAAACAGTTACAGGAGTACTTAGAAAAGGGATACGCTCATAAAATCACGGATGAAGAACTCCGGAACACGCCACCTGAGAAAACATGGTATTTGCCATTGAATTTTGTCATCAATCCgaagaaagaaggaaaaattcgGCTTGTGTGGGACGCAGCAGCGAAGGTCAAGGGTGTCTGCTTGAACGATTTCCTCCTAAAAGGACCCGATATGGTATCGTGTTTGCCGTTGGTAATAAGTGGTTTCAGAGAAAGACAGGTTGCATTCGGAGGTGATATTCGTGAAATGTTTCACCAGGTGCGAGTAAGACCAGAAGACCGACAAGCTCAAAGATTCTTGTTTCGGATAGATGCCAATAAGGATCCCCAAATATTTGTGATGGATGTTGTAATATTTGGCGCGAGCTGTTCCCCTTGCACATCGcagtttgtaaaaaatattaatgcaCGAGAGCATGCTGTGCGGTATCCGAAAGCAGCGAAAGCTATCATTGAGAAACATTTTGTCGATGACTATTTTGATAGTGTTGATACAGAATCGGAAGCAATACAACTGGCAAAGGAAGTCGAAAAGGTGCACGCGGCAGGCGGGTTTGAAATCAGAAACTGGATGAGCAATTCTCCAGCAGTCTTGAAAGCGCTTTGCTCTGTGTCTGAAGAACCAAACAGATCTGTTGAGGTGAATAAGACTGGTGAAGTAGAACGTGTGCTGGGCGTAAGTTGGAACGCCGTGAaagatgtttttgttttctcgaCGGATATGCGAGCAGATCTCCATCCATATATAATGGAAGGCGCTTGGCCGACGAAACGGATTGCTTTGAGGTGCATTATGAGCATGTTCGATCCCCAGCAATTTCTGGCGCCATTATTAATTCACGGTCGGATAATAATGCAAGATGTTTGGCGAAGCGGTATTGGATGGGATCAGCGGTTGCAGGAGGAGCAATATAATCAATGGTTGcgttggacaaagttgttcccGTTAATAGAAAACATTCAAGTACCTCGTTGTTATCTAGGCAATTTGGACTCGACAGCATATACAAGTGTTCAATTACACGTGTTTGCAGATGCGGGTGAAGACGCGTACGGTTCGGTTGCGTATTTCAGATTTGTGGCAAATGGAATGATTCACTGCGCGTTTGTCGAAGCCAAAGCAAAGGTTGCTCCACTGCAGCATATGTCAATCCCTAGGAAGGAATTACAAGCAGCGGCGCTAGGTGCACGTCTTGCGAAAAGCATTCGtcaaaatcattcattttcGGTAGCAGAAACAGTAATGTGGACTGACTCGAAGGCAGTATATTCATGGGTACGATCCGAGCATAAGAAATACAAAGAGTTTGTTGCTCATCGTGTTGGTCAGATATTGAGTGTAACTAATCCAGAAGACTGGCGGTGGGTATCGACAAAAAACAACGCAGCAGACGATCTTACCAAGTGGGGAAAGGGAACAGAGATGAGTTCCGAAAGCAGATGGTACAAGGGTCCTGAGTTTTTGTACCAACCGGAAGATAAATGGCCGGAACAAGATCAAATACCCGTTGTTATTGAGGAAGAAGTACGAGCTCATATTTTATATCACACTACAGCATTTCCTGAAAGTTTGGGTCGAGTGAAACACATATCAAGGTGGACTGTTTTAGTACGCGTGGTAGCCACAATGTATCGTTTCGCCGCAAATTGCAGGCTTCGCTCAAAAAAGGAAGCAATAGAAGCACTCCCACCAATTGCAATTGTCGCACAAAAGGCACCGCGGATTCCAGGAGTCGTTATCCCTCTACGACAAGAGGAGTACCTAAAAGCGGAGAATTGTTTGTGGAGGGAAGCGCAACGAGACGAGTATGCAGATGAAGTCGCAATACTTTTGAGAAATCTGTCTTTACCGAAGGAACAACAACAGCATTTGGAACGATCTAGTAAGCTCTACAATAAATCGCCATTTCTAGATGACAGCGAAGTTCTACGAGTAGGAGGCAGAACGGAATTGGCAGAATTCGCTAGTTACGACACCAAGTATCCAATCATACTTCCCAAAACGCACCTTATTACAGAAAAACTAGTTGAATACTATCACCAACAGGCAAATCATAGTAGCAGAGAAACGGTTGTCAACGAACTTCGTCAACGATTTTATATTGGGAGAGTAAGAGCCGTCGTAGAGAAAGTCATAAGGGAGTGTCAATGGTGTAAGGTACACAAGGCGAAACCCGTTCTCCCCAAAATGGCTCCTTTACCAAAACAGCGAATGGCCTTGGGCGTAGACCCCTTCTCTTACGTGGGTATAGACTACTTTGGACCATTGGAAGTTTCGATTGGAAGACGTCGTGAGAAACGCTGGGTAGCTTTGTTTACGTGCATGACGACAAGAGCTGTCCACCTGGAAGTTGCACATAGTTTGAGCACCGAATCTTGTAAGATGGCTATCCGGAGATTTATTAAGAGAAGAAGAAGTCCcatagaaattttttcagacaacGGGACGAATTTTGTTGGAGCGAGTAGGGAGTTGGCTGCCGAGATTCGGAGAATTAACGGAGATTGCGCTGATACATTCACGAGCTCTAAAACGAAATGGACATTTAACCCACCAGCAGCACCACACATGGGTGGAGTATGGGAGCGCATGGTTCGATCTGTTAAGGAGGCACTAAACACATTGGTAGATGGTGGCAAATTAACAGACGAAATATTAAACACAGCGTTAGTTGAGGCAGAAGATTTGATAAACTCCAGACCACTTACGTATGTGTCAAATAACGTCAGGGATGATCCGGAAGCTCTCACTCCAAACCATTTTCTGAAAGGATCTGCTGCAGAATGTCTACCACCCCGGAGCGCATCCCAGCAAGCGGATGCCTTACGCAGTAAATATTGTCGCGCACAGCAGTTggctgataaattttggttaagATGGCAGAAAGAATACTTCCCGAGCTTGAACAAGCGAACCAAATGGTTTGATGATACCAGACAAATATCTGTAGGAGATTTGGTGTTTGTTCAAGAAGAGAACAGACACGAAAGAGGAATCGTTGAAGAGGTCAACATCGGCATCGATGGAAGAATCCGTTCTGTAATCGTAAAAGTAAATGGCAAAAGGAAGCTAAGACCAGTGTCAAAACTGGCCGTACTTGAGGTTGAGAATAGTAACCCCAGCAGTAATCAATAG